The Burkholderia pyrrocinia genome has a segment encoding these proteins:
- the hflK gene encoding FtsH protease activity modulator HflK, translating into MNEYNERSTWRRMRALLSSNDPRWGRGEGNGKDGSRPRANESKRPQGGDGEGPPDLDEMWRNFNRRLSGLFGGKGGNGFRPDNGRAARVGVGIVIGVLVAVYAGSGLFVVQEGQTGVVLQFGKLSGTVGQGVHWRAPYPFASHEIVDTSQVRSIEIGRNNVVRLANVKEAAMLTRDADIVDVRFVVQYRIRSATDYLFRSVDPERSVSQAAQAAVRAIVGTRSAADVLNQDRDALREQLSTAIQRDLDRYQSGLEVTAVTMQSVAAPEQTQAAYGEVAKARDEREAAKRAAQAYASDLLPKAQGDAAKLVDEAKAYSDRVVTEAEGDADRFKQVYAQYSKAPAVIRERMYLETMQEIYSNATKVFVGNKGGNSVVYLPLDKLVEQGRQNAATSTGATAPDAASAPAAVAPAAAVPASAAPAAAASSTDVLRSREAFRSRSREDDVK; encoded by the coding sequence GTGAACGAATACAACGAGCGGAGTACCTGGCGGCGGATGCGCGCCTTGCTGTCGAGCAACGATCCCCGCTGGGGACGCGGCGAGGGCAATGGCAAAGACGGATCCCGTCCCCGTGCGAACGAATCGAAGCGTCCGCAAGGCGGCGACGGCGAAGGTCCGCCCGATCTCGACGAGATGTGGCGCAACTTCAACCGGCGCCTGAGCGGCCTTTTCGGCGGCAAGGGCGGCAACGGCTTCCGTCCTGACAACGGCCGGGCGGCGCGGGTCGGCGTCGGCATCGTGATCGGCGTGCTGGTCGCGGTCTACGCGGGCAGCGGGCTGTTCGTCGTGCAGGAAGGCCAGACGGGCGTCGTGCTGCAGTTCGGCAAGCTGTCGGGCACGGTCGGCCAGGGCGTGCACTGGCGCGCGCCGTATCCGTTCGCGTCGCACGAGATCGTCGATACGTCGCAGGTCCGCTCGATCGAGATCGGCCGCAACAACGTCGTGCGTCTCGCGAACGTGAAGGAAGCGGCGATGCTGACGCGCGATGCCGACATCGTCGACGTGCGCTTCGTCGTCCAGTACCGGATCCGTTCCGCAACCGATTACCTGTTCCGCAGCGTCGATCCCGAGCGCAGCGTGTCGCAGGCCGCGCAGGCCGCGGTGCGTGCGATCGTCGGTACGCGCAGCGCGGCCGACGTGCTGAACCAGGACCGCGACGCGCTGCGCGAGCAGCTTTCCACCGCGATCCAGCGCGATCTCGATCGTTACCAGTCGGGGCTCGAGGTGACGGCCGTCACGATGCAGAGTGTCGCGGCGCCCGAGCAGACGCAGGCCGCCTACGGTGAAGTCGCGAAGGCGCGCGACGAGCGCGAGGCTGCGAAGCGCGCCGCGCAGGCGTACGCAAGCGACCTGCTGCCGAAGGCGCAGGGCGATGCCGCGAAGCTCGTCGACGAAGCGAAGGCGTATTCCGATCGCGTGGTCACGGAAGCCGAAGGCGATGCCGATCGCTTCAAGCAGGTCTACGCGCAGTACTCGAAGGCGCCGGCGGTGATCCGCGAGCGGATGTACCTCGAGACGATGCAGGAAATCTATTCGAACGCGACGAAGGTGTTCGTCGGCAACAAGGGCGGCAACAGCGTCGTGTACCTGCCGCTCGACAAGCTCGTCGAGCAGGGGCGACAAAACGCCGCGACGTCCACCGGCGCAACCGCGCCCGATGCGGCGTCGGCACCGGCGGCCGTCGCGCCGGCGGCAGCCGTACCCGCGAGCGCGGCACCGGCCGCCGCGGCGTCGAGCACCGACGTGCTGCGATCGCGTGAAGCGTTCCGCAGCCGGTCGCGTGAAGACGATGTGAAGTAA
- the hflX gene encoding GTPase HflX, whose product MINAALVGIDFGKTDFEASLEELSLLASSAGARPAVTLTGRRASPDAAMFIGSGKAEELRLACDAHNVEIVIFNHALAPAQQRNLERALNRRVVDRTSLILDIFAQRARSHEGKLQVELAQLQYLSTRLIRAWTHLERQKGGIGLRGPGETQLETDRRLIGERIKMLKSRLDRLRRQHSTQRRQRARSGTMSVSLVGYTNAGKSTLFNALTKAQAYAADQLFATLDTTSRRVYLGDEVGQIVVSDTVGFIRELPHQLVAAFRATLEETIHADLLLHVVDASSAVRLEQIEQVNGVLHEIGADTIRQVLVFNKIDAVPELAARGDAVERDEYGNISRVFLSARTGQGLDALRAAIAEIASAEHLSSAMPLDGASVEPHEDRTISEHGR is encoded by the coding sequence TTGATCAACGCAGCGCTCGTCGGCATCGATTTCGGCAAGACCGATTTCGAAGCCAGTCTCGAAGAACTCAGTCTTCTCGCCTCCAGCGCGGGGGCCCGTCCCGCCGTCACCCTCACCGGGCGTCGCGCCAGTCCCGATGCCGCGATGTTCATCGGCAGCGGCAAAGCCGAAGAACTGCGGCTTGCCTGCGACGCGCACAACGTCGAAATCGTCATCTTCAACCACGCACTGGCGCCGGCCCAGCAACGCAATCTGGAGCGGGCGCTTAACAGGCGGGTCGTCGATCGCACGAGCCTCATCCTCGACATCTTTGCGCAGCGCGCCCGCAGCCACGAAGGCAAGCTGCAGGTCGAGCTCGCGCAGCTTCAATACCTGTCGACGCGGCTCATTCGTGCATGGACCCACCTCGAACGGCAAAAGGGTGGTATCGGCCTGCGCGGCCCCGGCGAAACCCAGCTCGAAACCGACCGCCGGCTGATCGGCGAGCGCATCAAGATGCTGAAGTCGCGGCTCGACCGGCTGCGCCGGCAACACAGCACGCAACGCCGGCAGCGCGCGCGCAGCGGCACGATGTCGGTGTCGCTCGTCGGCTATACGAACGCGGGCAAGTCGACGCTGTTCAATGCGCTGACGAAAGCGCAGGCCTACGCGGCCGACCAGCTGTTCGCGACGCTCGACACGACGTCGCGGCGCGTCTACCTCGGCGACGAGGTCGGCCAGATCGTCGTGTCGGATACGGTCGGGTTCATCCGCGAGCTGCCTCACCAACTCGTCGCGGCGTTCCGCGCGACCCTCGAGGAAACGATCCACGCCGATCTGCTGCTGCACGTGGTCGATGCGTCGAGCGCGGTCAGGCTCGAGCAGATCGAGCAGGTCAACGGCGTGTTGCACGAGATCGGCGCGGACACGATCCGACAGGTGCTGGTGTTCAACAAGATTGATGCCGTGCCCGAGCTGGCGGCCCGCGGCGACGCGGTCGAGCGGGACGAGTATGGTAATATTTCGCGCGTCTTTTTGAGCGCGCGCACCGGTCAGGGTCTTGACGCGTTGCGCGCCGCCATCGCCGAGATCGCCTCCGCGGAACACCTTTCCAGTGCGATGCCGCTTGACGGCGCGTCCGTTGAACCACACGAAGACCGCACGATTTCCGAACACGGGCGCTAA
- the hfq gene encoding RNA chaperone Hfq, protein MSNKGQLLQDPFLNALRKEHVPVSIYLVNGIKLQGNIESFDQYVVLLRNTVTQMVYKHAISTVVPARPVNFHPDAEATS, encoded by the coding sequence ATGAGCAACAAAGGGCAATTGTTACAAGACCCGTTTTTGAACGCACTGCGCAAAGAGCACGTTCCCGTTTCGATCTACCTCGTCAATGGCATCAAGCTCCAAGGGAACATTGAATCGTTCGACCAGTACGTCGTGTTGCTCCGTAATACGGTGACCCAGATGGTCTACAAGCACGCCATCTCGACGGTCGTGCCGGCGCGCCCGGTGAATTTCCACCCGGACGCGGAAGCTACGTCCTAA